GATGATGCAGCTAAGGGTGAAAAGATCTTCAAATCCAAGTGCCGGACCTGTCATGTGATTGACAATGGTAGCAAGCACAAAGTGGGCCCCGATCTTGCCGGAGTGTTGAGCCGTGGCGCTGGTAAGGCGGATGGTTATAAATACTCGAAGAACCTGGCGAAGGCGGACTTTAACTGGGATGAAGAGAAGCTGGATACCTGGCTGTCCAATCCCAGAAAGTTCATCAAGGGAACAAAGATGACGTTCAAGCTGCGTAAGGAAGATGACCGGGAGCATGTCATCGCCTACCTGATGAAAGTCGCAAAATAAGCTTTCTGGCAGACTAACCTTTGGAAGAGGCGGCCCTGACTGGGGCCGCCTTTTTCATGCCTATTCTACAGATTTTCGGATGTGCTGAGCATTGGCAAACAGCAGGCTGATTGCAAAAAGGATCGTCGCAGCAACGACGACGCTTGGGCCAGAGGGAGTATCCCAGGTCAGGGAGGTAAACAGCCCGCTGCAGACGGCGACAATGCCGAATACCATGGAAACAATCGCCATCTGTTCCGGTGATCTGGAAAAGCGCCTTGCCGCCGCAGCCGGTATAATCAACAGGGAGGTGATCAGGAGGATACCGATGATTTCCATGGCAAGGGCGATTACGGCAGCGACAAGAAGCATGAAAGCGATTCGGGTTGCGGTTACCGGCAGGCCCTCAGCACGGGCCATCGGCTCATTAATTGTCAATGCGATGAGGGGGCGCCATAGCCGCGCCAGAATAAGAAGGACAGCCGCGCCGCCCGCATATATCCAGAGAATGTCCATCTTCGATACCGCGAGGATATCGCCAAACAGATACCCCAGGAGATCAACCCGGACCCAGTCCATGAAACTGATTGCCACCAGACCAAAGGCCAGGGTGCCATGCGAAAGGATGCCCAGTAATGTATCGGCGGCGATATGTCGATGGCGCTGCATAAGAAACAGAATCAGGGCTACGGCGATGCAAGTGGCCAAAACACCAACACGGGGCGATACACCCAGCAACAGCCCCAGGGAAACTCCCAGGAGGCCGGTGTGCGCCATTGTATCGCCGAAATAGGCCATGCGCCGCCAGACGATAAAACAGCCGACGGGGGCGGCTATCGCAGCGACGCCAATTCCGGCGACGAACGCGCGGACTACAAAGTCATCAAGCATCAGGTAACTTTCTGCAGCATCATCACTTAGTGGTGGTCACAACTTGGGCCATGAACGTGACCTACGCCTTCCCCCTTGGGAACGATGGCGCCGTTGATGTCATGGTCGTGATCGTGGTGATGGGTATAAATCCCAAGATTGGACGCCGCCCGATGGCCGAAAAGCGCCACATATTCCGGGTTTTGACTGACGGTTTCCGGTAGGCCTTCACAACAGATATGCTTGTTCAGGCAGACGACACGGTCCGTGGCGGCCATCACAATATGTATATCGTGAGAAATCAATAAGATACCACAGTTAAGTTCATCGCGTATCTGAGAAATGAGCTGATAGATTTCCGCCTCACCGACATAGTCTACTCCCTGTGTTGGCTCGTCCAGGACAAGGATGTCCGGATTGCGTAACATGGCGCGGGCCAGGGATACCCGCTGCATCTCCCCGCCGGAGAGATTAGCTACCATTTTATGATAGAGGTGATCGGCTTTTACCCGTGCCAATGCCTTCCTGATGTCCTCAGGTTTCGCCCTTTGAGTAAGGGTCATCAGGCGATAGACGGGGAGCGGCATGACCGGGTCTATATTCATGCTTTGCGGGACATAGCCGACACGTAACGACGGTGTTGTATTCACTGTTCCGCTGTCAGGCTGCACCAGGCCCAGGGCGATCTCCACCAACGTGGATTTTCCGGCCCCGTTCGGGCCGATCAGGGTCACGATTTCTCCGCGATAGACTTGCAGGGAAATCGACTGCAGTATCTGTTTTTCCTGTCGCCGCAACGAGATTTCCTGCAAATCGACAAGTAATTCCCCGGATTGTTTTGGAAGAACACCGGTCATTGTGCGCCATCCGCGCCCTGACAGTCAGAGCATAGACCTGTTACCTCGACGGCTGCGTTGGCGATTTTGAAGCCCTCATGGCTGGCTTGCTTTTTAATGGCATTTTCCAGTTTGGGGTCTGATGTTTCCACAACATGCCCGCATTGTCCGCATACCAGAAGCTGATAGCCATGCTCATCGCCGGGATGCGTACAGGCAAAGTAGGCGTTCATGCTTTCCACCTTGTGGACCAGTCCGTTGTCCATCAGAAAATCAAGTGCACGGTAGACTGTCATCGGTACCGCGTTGTTTTTGCTTTCAGACAGGCGGTTCAATATTTCGTAGGCACCAAGAGGCGTATCACTTTCCAGGATAATTTCAAGAACCTGGCGACGTGTGTCCGTCAGGCGAATGCCTTTGGCCGAACATATTTCTTCAATGTTTTCTAATGTAGTCGGAGTGCTTGTCATTGGATGCGACTGGCCATTTGTATTTCGCAAAGCTGATAAATCTATATCGAAAGCGAGAATGTTATACCATAACAATTTTGTATGGACAAATGTTATAACATCACATACCTATCAACGCGGAAACCAAACCTGCTATTAGAACATCCTGACGGAAAGGAAGCGGTGAAAGCGCAATGGTAAAAATGTTGAATAGACTGATAACCGGGATTTCGGCTTTGACGCTTTTCGCAGGCGGAGCGATGGCGGAGCCCAAGGTTGTTGCAAGTATCCAACCAATTCACTCCCTTGTCGCAGGTGTTATGGCCGGTGTTGGCTCTCCAACCCTGCTGGTTAAGGGAGGAGGATCACCGCACAGCTATTCTCTCCGTCCCTCCGAAGCACGGGCGTTGGCGGATGCTGATGTTGTGTTCTGGGTTGGGGAAGGTCTGGAAACCTTTTTGAGAAAGCCCATAAAGACGCTGGGAAGTAATGCTAGGGCTGTGGAATTACTCCATGCCCCGGGGGTGTTGAAAATTGCCTATGGCCCGGATGAAGAACATCATGATGACGATGCTCACGAGCACGAGCACGAGCACGATGAGGTTCATGACGAGGGACATCATCACGGTGCCTTTGACCCGCACATCTGGTTAGACCCCCGGAATGCAGAGGTGCTGGTGAATACTATCGCGGCGGAACTGGAAGCCGCGGACCCGGCAAACAAGGATGCTTATGAAGCGAATGCAAACAGACTGGCTGAGCGTCTGCGTGCCCTTGACCATGCGCTTTCTGAGCGACTGACGCCGGTTGAAAAGAGCCCCTATGTCGTCTTCCACGAGGCATATAGCTATTTCGAAAAGCGATATCATTTGAATCAGGTTGCGTCAGTCACGGTTAGTCCCGATCGAAAACCGGGGGCCGCGCATCTCAAGGAGATACGTCAGAAAATAGCCGAAAGCGGTGCTATGTGCGTATTCACGGAACCTCAGTTCGAACCCAAGGTTGTTCAAACAGTAGTTCAGGGGATGGATGTCGGGACAGGCGTGATGGACCCGTTGGGCGCATCGCTGGTCCCGGGTGAGGATGCCTATTTCAAACTGATGGAAAGTCTTGCTGCCGGGCTGACTGATTGCCTGACAGGCAAGGGTAATTAAACGCGTCTGTCCTGGCTGGGGGGGTGGCCATAGCGGTCCTTGTAGGCTCTGGAAAAATGGGCTGACGAGGAAAAGCCGCTGGCCACCGCCACTTCCATGATCGACATATCGGTCTGTTGCAGCAGCGCACGAGCCTTTTCCAGGCGCAGCATGCGATAATAAGCGCCGGGAGAGGAGTGCAAAGCCTTTCTGAAGGACCGCTCCAGTTCCCGTAGGGATATGTCGAGCATATCGGCGATATCGACGGGACGAAGCGGGTCTTCGAGGTGGCTTTCCATTAGGTCAACGGCCCCCAATACCTTTCGATTGACGGTGAACAACCGCTGGCGCAACTCGCTTCGCTGAGGCGCATGGCCCTCGCGTATCCTGCCATAGGTGAACTGATCCGCGACCGCCACGGCGAATTCCCGTCCATGCTGTGCCTGGATCAGATGTAACATCATATCCATGGCGGACGCGCCGCCCGACGACGTAAAGCGGTCCTTGTCCACCACATAGATATCGGGCACAAGCCAGACCTCGGGAAAAGACTCGGCGAATGCAGCCTGGTGGACCCAGTGTATGGTTGCCTGATATCCGTTCAGAAGTCCCGCACTTGCCAAAACATGCGCGCCCGTATCAACGGCCCCAAGAATGCTTCCGCGCCGCTCCTGTCGCCGCAACCAGTTCATAACTTTCGGTGTCGTAACCTTTTCTGGACTGAAACTGGTGCAGACAACGGTCATTGGGAAAAAATCGTCATCTGAAATCGCTGCATCGGCAACAGCCTGCATGTTGTTGCTTGCAATGGCCGGCGCACCGTCCACCGTCAGCAATGTCCAGTCATAGAGCTGCTTACCTGCAAGCCAGTTGGCAATTCGCAAGGGTTCCGAGGCGGATGAGAAGGCCATCAGCGAAAATCTGTCCAGAAGAAGAAACGCCAGCTTTTGTGGGCCAGATAGGGGAGGCTGTCCGAACATGAATACATGCCTGTTTTGTGTGGTCGAAAAACATCATTCTTCTGTCGAAAATTGTCAAATTATCTTTCTGATCGGGCGTAGAGTCCAACTTTAGAAATGCGGTTTGCAATTATGGAGTTGGCGAAGACGATGCGGGAAGTCCGAACTGTAGGGATTGTTGGTGCAGAGGCTGTCAGCGCCGAGTGGTGCGCACGCTTTCTTGCGCGTGGTTTGGATGTTGTCCTATGGGCTCCCGGCGATGACCGGCATAGCGACGTATCGGCGTGCGTGATGCGTGCATGGCCCGCCTTGTCGAAACAAGGATTGTTCCCGGGGGCGTCACCGGAGCGGCTCCGTTTTGCAGACTCATTGGAAAGCCTCGTTGAGCAATCGGACCTGATCCAGAACACCCTGGGCGAAGATGGAGAAACGGACGGCCTGATTAGTGAAATGGCCGGCCAGGACGTCATAATTTCAACGTGCAGTCTGAACCGGGCGAGGGGGGCTCGTCATTCCGAACGTGTGCTGTCTGTCTGCGTTGAGCGGCCGGTTTATCTGTTGCCCGTACTGGAGATCATCCGGGGGCAGGAAACCTCAGAGGAAGTTGTTGCGCAGGCACGTGAGTTTTATGGTTCGGTCGGCTTCAAACTCTTCGAAACGCAAGGACCAGTAACGGGTCGCCTGTCAGAAGCCCTCCGGCGGGAAGCGCGTGCGATTAAAGACGGTGGTACTGTCGCCGCGCAGGATCTTGATGATCTTTATCTGCATGGCAGTGGGCTGCTTTCTGCTGTTCTGGGGCCCCTGGAGCAGGTTGAAAGTGTTTCCGGCGATAAGGACATTGAACTCCAGGTCATTCGTGACGAATGTATTGTCGCGGTCATGCAGGCGTTGCGGGCTTTCAAGCGAGGCGCGGGAGCCTTACTTCAGGAAGATGAAAGCCGCAGAATTCAGGCTGGACAGGCGTTTGCCCGTTGGCATGATGGCGATTGTGTGAAGGCCCCGCTTGCGCTTTACCAATCAACAGTTTTGCCGGAATGGGTTGATTATAACGGTCATATGACAGAGGCAGCCTATCTCACTGCCTTCGGTTGGGCGTCGGATGCCCTGTTCCGCTATGTCGGTGATGACGAGGCTTATCGCGAGTCGGGGCTGTCTTTTTATACGGTTGAGACGCATATCAACTATTTCCAGGAATGTAGTACCGGCGACCCCTTGCGCTTCACAACCCAGATTCTCGGGTTGGATGAGAAGCGCATGCATATTTTCCATTCCATGTATCACGGCCATAGCGGAGAGCTTCTGGCCACGACAGAGCAGATGCTGTTGCACGTCGATATGAAGGCGGCACGGGCCTGCCCGATTCGTGAAGACGTCTATGAGGCGCTGGCCGCGGTCAGGGCCGTTCATCAGGACATGGAAATGCCGAAGCAGGTTGGCCGGCAGATGGCGATCAAAAAGCGCTGACACAGATTCAGGGGCTGTTGCAGCCTTATTCAGGGAGACAAGAGATGGATTTTTCTTTGACCGATGAGCATCGGCTCATCATCGAGAGCGTTCGCAGTTTCGTGGAAACGGAACTCTACCCCTACGAAGAGGAAGTAGAGAAGACGAACCAGATTCGTCCCGATCTGCACGAACAGATCAAAAATAAAGCGAAAGAGTATGGCTTTTACGCTGCCAATATGCCCGAAGAGCTGGGTGGAGGCGGTCTGGATACCGTCTCGTTGACCCTTATGGAAAAAGAGTTGGGCAAGGCGAATTTCGGTCTGCAATACACTGTGGCGCGCCCCAGCAATATTCTGCAGGCCTGCCGTGGCGACCAAATCGAAAACTATCTTCTGCCGACGATCCGGGGGGACAAGGTTGACTGTCTTGCGATGACAGAGCCTAACGCCGGGTCGGATGTCCGGTCGATGCAGTGCCGTGCGGAGCGCGATGGCGATCATTATGTTATTAACGGAACCAAACATTTCATCAGCCATGCCGACGTCGCGGATTATGTAATCCTTTTTGCAGCAACCGGTGTGGAAGAGACCCCTCGCGGGCCAAAGAAAAAGATCACGACATTCCTGGTCGATGTAGGGACACCCGGTTTCACAGTAGATGATGGCTATAACAGCGTTTCGCACCGCGGCTATCACAACTCGATACTGAATTTTGATAACTGCCGTGTTCACGAGTCTCAGATTCTGGGCGAGGAACATAAAGGCTTTGACGTCGCCAACGATTGGTTGGGCGCAACCCGTCTGTCTGTTGCCGCAATGTGCCTGGGCCGTGCGGAGCGGGCCCTTGAGATTGCCGCTGACTGGGCAGCCAGCCGTAAACAGTTTGGGCAATCGATCGGAAAATTCCAGGGCGTGTCGTTCAAGCTGGCCGACATGGCGATGGAATTGAAGGCCGCAGAACTTCTGACACTTTATGCGGCATGGAGGAATGACCAGGGGCAGATGACCGATAGCGATGCGGCGATGGCAAAGCTGAAGTCGACTGAGATGCTGGCTATGGTTTCCGATGAAGCAATCCAGATTCTGGGTGGCATGGGCCTCATGGACGAATTGCCGCTGGAAAGGATTTGGCGCGATCACCGTGTTGAGCGTATCTGGGATGGTACGAGTGAAATCCAGCGCCATATCATCTCGCGGTCCTTGTTGCGTCCTCTGGAAGGGTGAGGCGTCCCATGATCAGTCGTGAAGGGTTCAAGAGGTTGCTGTCACCGGCCTCCATCGCCGTGATCGGCGGCAGGGCTGCCGAAGCAGCGATTCGGGAGTGCAGGCGTTTCGGGTATGACGGCGAAATCTGGCCGGTAAACCCAAAGCGCGCCGAGATGGCGGAATTGCCATGCTACGGATCGCTTGATGATTTGCCGGGTATTCCTGATGCGGCTTTCCTTGCCATTAATGCGGATCTGTCGATAGAGGCTGTTTCGCAATTGGCTGCAATGGGGTGCGGCGGCGTTGTCTGCTATGCCTCTGGTTTCAAGGAAAGCGGGGGAGACGGCATCGCCCGGCAGGAGGCACTTGTTGAGGTTGCGGGCGATATGCCTGTGATCGGGCCGAATTGTTACGGCGTATTAAACGCACTGGACGGTGTTGCGCTATGGCCGGATCAACATGGTTGCCAGCGTCAGGAGCGGGGCGTTGCAATTGTAACCCAAAGCGGCAATATTGGCCTGAATATGACGATGCAACGTCGTGGTCTTCCATTGGCTTATATGATTGCCGTGGGCAATCAGGCCCAGATTGGGTTGGACGACTGTGTGGATATGCTGCTCTATGATCCGCGTGTGACGGCCATTGGTCTGCATATCGAAGGGCTCGATGATTTCCCCAATTTTGATCGTGTCGCGCGCCGCGCCCTGGAGAAAAAAGTCCCCATCCTTGCCTTGAAGGCCGGGCGTTCGGAAACCGGCGCGAAACTGGCGATGAGCCACACAAGTTCTATGGCAGGTTCCGACCAACTTTACGATGCGATGTTCGACCGGTTGGGAATTGCCAGATTGCATTCTGTGACGGCATTTCTGGAGACATTGAAGCTGCTGTCCGTGATCGGCCCTTTGACTGGAAACAGCATTGCCTCGATGAGTTGTTCCGGTGGCGAGGCTTCTCTCATGGCTGACCTGTTTGAGAATAGGGCAGTTTGCTTTACCGAGATGGACGAAGACCATTGTCGTCAGGTACAGGCAACGTTATCGGAAATGGTTTCCGTATCGAACCCGCTCGATTATCACACCTTCATCTGGGGTGATGAGGACAGGTTGGCGCAGACATTTTCTGCAATGATGGCTGCGGCCTATGATGCCACGATGCTGGTTCTCGACTGGCCCAGCACAAGCGGTGCTGACTTCAGCGACTGGAATGCATCCATGAGGGGGCTCATACGGGCGTCTCAGGAGACTGGACACAAAGCCATCGTCGTGTCCTCAATGCCGGAATGCCAACCGAGCGAAGTGACCGCTGAAATGATTGAGGCAGGGGTTGTGCCCATGGTTGGCCTGGATGATTGTGCACAAGCCCTCGACGCAGCTTACAAGATTGGAATGGCCCAGACGAAACCTGTTCCGGCGCCGATGATGTTGCCGTCCGATACTGTGGTTGATGGTATATCGCGGTTGTGGGATGAGGTCCGGTCGAAGGCTGCCCTGCAGTCCTACGGTCTGCCCATACCAAAAGGGCGCGTAGTGGCGTCAGGCAAAGAGGCTGAGGCTATTGCCGATGAAATCGGCTATCCCGTCGTTGTTAAAGCTGTTGGCGAGCATTTGGCCCATAAATCCGATCAGGGTGGTGTCCACCTTAATCTTCGGGATGGGGTGGCGGTCTCAGCGGCAGTGGCTTCCATGGCGGGGATTAGCGATCGGTATCTCGTGGAAAAAATGGTGCCCGGCGCTGTTACGGAACTAATTATCGGGGTCTCAAGAGACGAGCAATTTGGTTTGACCCTGCTGATCGGCGCTGGCGGGATATTGGTTGAGCTATTGAAGGACAGTGTACCTCTGACACTGCCGGTGACGCGCGATGAGGTCAAAGCGGCGGTTTCAGGCCTTCGTATTGCAACGCTGCTCAATGGATATCGTGGTGCCGAGCCAGGGGATATTGAGGCCGTCATCGATAGCGTTATGGCGATTGCTGCTTTTGTGGCTGACAATGCGGATCGCTTGTTGGAATTGGATGTGAACCCGCTTCTGGTGATGCGGCAAGGCGAGGGCGTTATCGCCGTCGATGCCCTGATCCGGATGGTGGAGACTGAACAGGGAGCCGAGAAAGAGAATGTCTGAAAAACTGAAGGTTACCCGAAATGGTGCTGTGCTTGAGGTGGTCCTCAACAGACCAAAGGCCAATGCCATTGATGCAGAGACGAGCCGGGAGATGGGAGCCGTCTTCGAAGAGTTCCGTGATGATGATAGTCTTCGTGTCGCGATTTTGACGGGAGAAGGCGAGAAGTTCTTCTCCGCAGGCTGGGACCTGAATGCAGCGGCGGAAGGGGAGGATTTCGAGTCTGATTATGGTGTCGGCGGTTTCGGTGGTTTTACCGAACTGCGTGATTTGAATAAACCCGTTATAGCAGCCGTGAATGGCATGGCTGTTGGTGGGGGCTTTGAAATTGCACTGGCTGCCGACATGATTGTTGCGGCTGATCATTCCGCCTTCTTTCTGCCGGAAGCATTTGTCGGGGTGATCCCGGATGCAGGCACGGTCCGCCTTCCGAAAATTCTGCCACCGGCCATTGCCCGGGAGATATTGATGACAGGGCGGCGGATGAGTGCTGCCGAAGCAGCGCAATGGGGAATCGTAAATGCGGTGGTACCGGCGGACCAGGTCATGGACAAGGCACGGGAATTGGCGTCATCAGTTGTTTCCGCTGCCCCCCTTGCGATTGGTGCAATCAAAGAGTTGATGCGGGGAACGGACGCGCTTTCGCTGGAAGCGGGTTTCGAGTTTATGCGATCGGGTGGCGCACCGCTTTATAAGCGTATGCTGGAAAGTGAGGATGCGCAGGAAGGCCCAAAAGCATTTTCGGAAAAACGGGAGCCGGTATGGAAAGGACGCTAGCAGGCGTCGTTTAACAGGCCGGTTTCCTTGAGGAACATGTCTTCGAACTGACTGGGGGATAGGGGCGGCGCAAAGCGGTACCCCTGGAATTCGTTGTAACCGTATTCCCGCAGCAGCGAGGCCTGCTCATTGGTTTCCACGCCTTCAGCCACGACTTTAAGGTTAAGGGCGTGGCCCAAGGTCACGATGGCCTTGGCAATGGTTCTGGAATCGCTTTCAGGCAGGTCCATAACAAATGTCCGGTCCAGCTTCAGATGCGTTACCGGCATTTTCTTGAGATAACTGAGAGAGGAGTAACCGGTTCCGAAATCGTCGATGGCAATGGCGGTTCCCATATCCTTCAATGCCTTCAGGACAGGCAGAATGCTGTCCAGGCTCTGCATGGTAGCGCTTTCGGTTACCTCGATCTGCAAGAGGTCCGGTGACAGATTATGGGCGGTAATCGCCTGCCGGTAATCGTCCAGAACGTCGGAATTGGTAAATTGAACAGCAGAGACATTAACCGCGATGGCTACGGAACGGTTGAGTTCTTTCTGCCATTTGGCGGCCTGCGCGGCGGCCATATCCATAACCTTCTGCCCTAATGGAATGATAAGGCCGGTGGCTTCTGCAATTGGAATGAATGTCGACGGTGGGATGTAGCTGCCGTCGGGGCGGGGCCATCTCACAAGGGCCTCGCAGCCGCACAGCCTATGGTTACTGCAGTCGATTTTTGGCTGGTACACCAGCTCAAATTCATCCCGCACCAAAGCCTCGCGCATTTCCTTTTCGAGGCTCAATGTCCTGTGCACGGCCTCATCCAGGCTGCTATCGAATAGTTTGACGTCACGGCTCAATTCCGATTTGGCGGCGAACATTGCAATTTCCGCCGTGCGGATCAACTCATCGGCATCATTGCAGTCCGTGGGCCAAACGGACGCCCCGATAGAGGCGGTGAGTTCGATCGTTTCACCATTTGACAATTGAATAGGACTTTTGACCGCATTGTGAACGCGCCGGGCAAGATCAACAATTTTGCTGGTGTCTGCGAGCCTATCTAATAGAACCGCGAATTTGTCACTTTCCAGGCGCGCGATCAGGCCACTGTGAATAGAGACTTCGCCCAGGCGTTCAGAAAAGTTTTTAAGTGCCTCGTCACCGATATCATGGCCGTATAGGTCGTTGACTGCCTTGAAGCGGTTAATGTTGATCAGTATTACGGCAAGTTTAAATTTTGGCCTTATTTTCAAAGTGTTCAGGACTGTTTCCCTGAACATTGTTCGGTTTGCGAGGCCGGTCAGAGTGTCCCTGGTGGCAAGCCTGCGCAATTCGCGTTCGGCCTTTGCCCTGCTGGTCACATCCACAAGGGTTGACTGGATTGCCCAGTCGTCTTCCCAGAGGACCGGGCGCAGCATGACCTGCAATATGATTTCGCTGCCGTCGGCCCGGATGCGTTTTTCCTCGTCAAGCTGGATTACTTCCCCCGGCTTGAGATTGCGAGGCTCAAAAAACTTGGATGGTGAGGGAAAGGTTTTCCGCAAGTCCTGAGAATTGACAAATTCCTCGGCGTTTTCATATCCGAATATCTGTGCCGCAGTCTGATTTGCATACAGGATTTTATAACCTTTGAGTACTGTTACCCCCTGTAGCGATCCTTCCAGCAATCCGCGATAGCGTTCTTCCGAGGCCTCAAGGTCCTTCTTGCTGCGCAGTATTCTTCTCAACAGCGTATCTATTGACTGTGCCACCGTTCCAATGTCATCGCGCCGTTCCATTACGGTTGAGGCGAGGGGGGAAACATGGTTCAGCTTGTCGATGTTGATTGACTGCAAGTATTCGCTGATGGTCCGCAAAGGGCGGGTAACAATCAAAAAGACACTGATGAGCAGGCTGGCGACAATCGTAATGCTGATAACCGCACTGGTTCGTGCAACTGTGTTGGCCCGGTCCACGGTTGCCGCAAGGATTGATCCGACGTCTCCGGTCAGTGTCAGGGTGCCGACTTCTATTTTGTCACCCTCAAAGGGATATACGAGCTTTCGCGTTTCCTTGATGTTGAGGTTAGACGTCGGGAGGATATAGAGAAGCAGGGATTCCTGCTGAGGATAGTTGTGGTCGTGTGATATCGACGCCGCCAGCGGTCCGTCGACCGGCCCGGTGATTTCGGCCTTGGCTACGAACTTGTCGCGGACCAGGCCGTCGAGCAGGCCCTCCAAGGCGCTGTTGTCCAGTTCCCAGAGGGCTTTTGTCGTTGCCAGTTCAACGTTGTCAGCCAAGCCCGACAGGTTGTGCCTGGCGGCTTCAATGGCTTCCTTGGCGCCGAGACGGGCCTGGTAGATGGTGGCAGACGTACCGACGATTGCCGCGAGTAGCAGTGACCATGCGGCAATCTTGAAGCCCAGTCTAGAAAACCAACCGCCGATATTTGGGCTCATCCGATAATCCGCATACTAAGAAAAGCAAAAGAATATTTGTATATTGCTGCAGTATCATGTTGGGAAAAGGTTAACATAATATTGCCACTACATGACCAGCATAAATGTTGCCGGATCAAATATTTCAATTGCGATAGCTTGCGGATTATCCTCCTTCGAAGCCCGTCAAAACGTTAACGGCATTAATGCCGATTTCTTCAACTGCGTATCCACC
The Aestuariispira ectoiniformans genome window above contains:
- a CDS encoding acetate--CoA ligase family protein translates to MISREGFKRLLSPASIAVIGGRAAEAAIRECRRFGYDGEIWPVNPKRAEMAELPCYGSLDDLPGIPDAAFLAINADLSIEAVSQLAAMGCGGVVCYASGFKESGGDGIARQEALVEVAGDMPVIGPNCYGVLNALDGVALWPDQHGCQRQERGVAIVTQSGNIGLNMTMQRRGLPLAYMIAVGNQAQIGLDDCVDMLLYDPRVTAIGLHIEGLDDFPNFDRVARRALEKKVPILALKAGRSETGAKLAMSHTSSMAGSDQLYDAMFDRLGIARLHSVTAFLETLKLLSVIGPLTGNSIASMSCSGGEASLMADLFENRAVCFTEMDEDHCRQVQATLSEMVSVSNPLDYHTFIWGDEDRLAQTFSAMMAAAYDATMLVLDWPSTSGADFSDWNASMRGLIRASQETGHKAIVVSSMPECQPSEVTAEMIEAGVVPMVGLDDCAQALDAAYKIGMAQTKPVPAPMMLPSDTVVDGISRLWDEVRSKAALQSYGLPIPKGRVVASGKEAEAIADEIGYPVVVKAVGEHLAHKSDQGGVHLNLRDGVAVSAAVASMAGISDRYLVEKMVPGAVTELIIGVSRDEQFGLTLLIGAGGILVELLKDSVPLTLPVTRDEVKAAVSGLRIATLLNGYRGAEPGDIEAVIDSVMAIAAFVADNADRLLELDVNPLLVMRQGEGVIAVDALIRMVETEQGAEKENV
- a CDS encoding carnitinyl-CoA dehydratase produces the protein MSEKLKVTRNGAVLEVVLNRPKANAIDAETSREMGAVFEEFRDDDSLRVAILTGEGEKFFSAGWDLNAAAEGEDFESDYGVGGFGGFTELRDLNKPVIAAVNGMAVGGGFEIALAADMIVAADHSAFFLPEAFVGVIPDAGTVRLPKILPPAIAREILMTGRRMSAAEAAQWGIVNAVVPADQVMDKARELASSVVSAAPLAIGAIKELMRGTDALSLEAGFEFMRSGGAPLYKRMLESEDAQEGPKAFSEKREPVWKGR
- a CDS encoding putative bifunctional diguanylate cyclase/phosphodiesterase, with product MSPNIGGWFSRLGFKIAAWSLLLAAIVGTSATIYQARLGAKEAIEAARHNLSGLADNVELATTKALWELDNSALEGLLDGLVRDKFVAKAEITGPVDGPLAASISHDHNYPQQESLLLYILPTSNLNIKETRKLVYPFEGDKIEVGTLTLTGDVGSILAATVDRANTVARTSAVISITIVASLLISVFLIVTRPLRTISEYLQSINIDKLNHVSPLASTVMERRDDIGTVAQSIDTLLRRILRSKKDLEASEERYRGLLEGSLQGVTVLKGYKILYANQTAAQIFGYENAEEFVNSQDLRKTFPSPSKFFEPRNLKPGEVIQLDEEKRIRADGSEIILQVMLRPVLWEDDWAIQSTLVDVTSRAKAERELRRLATRDTLTGLANRTMFRETVLNTLKIRPKFKLAVILININRFKAVNDLYGHDIGDEALKNFSERLGEVSIHSGLIARLESDKFAVLLDRLADTSKIVDLARRVHNAVKSPIQLSNGETIELTASIGASVWPTDCNDADELIRTAEIAMFAAKSELSRDVKLFDSSLDEAVHRTLSLEKEMREALVRDEFELVYQPKIDCSNHRLCGCEALVRWPRPDGSYIPPSTFIPIAEATGLIIPLGQKVMDMAAAQAAKWQKELNRSVAIAVNVSAVQFTNSDVLDDYRQAITAHNLSPDLLQIEVTESATMQSLDSILPVLKALKDMGTAIAIDDFGTGYSSLSYLKKMPVTHLKLDRTFVMDLPESDSRTIAKAIVTLGHALNLKVVAEGVETNEQASLLREYGYNEFQGYRFAPPLSPSQFEDMFLKETGLLNDAC